The stretch of DNA CTACCAGGAGGACTGgcgtgctcttctcctttctctctcgtcctcaCCCTCCGTCTGCTTGTGCTGCCACTCGCCCTCCTCGCTGCGGCGTCCCGCGCAGATGTCCCATCTGGATCCTTCCTGTTGGCTGCAGCTCCTGTACGCAGTGTGCGCCATAGCACTCTAgctactctctctctctccctctccctcgatTTCCCCAGGGACACTGTCACCACAGTTTTGCGTGTGGTGTGATTCGTGGGTTCAAAGAAGGGCGACAGATGGGCGCGGCAGGGGGGCAGCCGTACAACTAACCTCTTTTGTCTTTCTTGCCATCGTAGCTGCATCCCCGTTTCGCTGTATGCGATGAGaaacagcgagagaaagagggccGGGTGCCCTTGACGACGCCGCTCCCGCACTCTCTCCCACGCCCTTCCCTGTGTCGTTGGCCCGCTCAACGCTGCTGGTAGCGTCCACgaccgccgcggccgcgacGGAAGCCGCGCATGCTGCTCACCATCTCTGAACCGAAGGTCTCGGTGTCCGCCTTACGCATCTCGGCACGGTTCATAttgttcttctccttctggTCACACGAGATGGTGTCAAAGAAACTGCTCTTGTCGTAGGCCTTGGCGTGGGACTTTGCatcctcctttgccttttcgaactcgcttttcttcttctcaaATTCCTCGCGGCACTTGGCGAAATCAAAATCGCCCTCGAACTTCTCAGTAGCGCCGATATCGGAGGGCTTGAAGTCCTGTCCAGTGTGGCAGTCGCGGTAATTGCGACGGTAACTGCCTGAGCCTCCGCGACCGCCGTAGCCGCCGCGGTGATTGcggttgccgctgctgttgccaccgccgttATTGTGACTGTAGCGGCCGGCGCCGTAGCCGCCACGacgcgcgccaccgccaccgcggctgtACGATGAATGCTCGTCGTAGAAGGATCGGCTGccacgagcggcagcgctgctcgtcGCTCCCGACGCTCCAGcaggcgcggctgcggctgcagcgcgtccGCCACGACCGCGGCTCGGGGCATGCACCTCCACAATAGCAGGATCCCGTGCTTGTGGggagccgccgtcgcg from Leishmania panamensis strain MHOM/PA/94/PSC-1 chromosome 25 sequence encodes:
- a CDS encoding hypothetical protein (TriTrypDB/GeneDB-style sysID: LpmP.25.0550) — encoded protein: MHNAVGDRINLISKSEIRYEGHLHSINTDENTVSLSNVRIYGTEGRKGGGVDEVPSTEQLFEFIVFRGSDIKDLTVFRDGGSPQARDPAIVEVHAPSRGRGGRAAAAAAPAGASGATSSAAARGSRSFYDEHSSYSRGGGGARRGGYGAGRYSHNNGGGNSSGNRNHRGGYGGRGGSGSYRRNYRDCHTGQDFKPSDIGATEKFEGDFDFAKCREEFEKKKSEFEKAKEDAKSHAKAYDKSSFFDTISCDQKEKNNMNRAEMRKADTETFGSEMVSSMRGFRRGRGGRGRYQQR